One genomic region from Clostridium saccharobutylicum DSM 13864 encodes:
- the clpB gene encoding ATP-dependent chaperone ClpB produces the protein MNVDKMTLRVQQALNDANVTAVKFNHQQIDLIHLFSALVEQDDGLVPNIFTKMGIPIKSLKGSVNKILDSMPKVLGEGAQNVYITRRIEEVLIKAEEISKKFEDSYISVEHLMLAIIEVDNNGEVSKILKQYNITKDGFLKVLSEVRGSQKVDSQDPEGTYDALAKYGTNLVDLAKKHKLDPVIGRDEEIRRTIRILSRRTKNNPVLIGEPGVGKTAIIEGLAERIVRGDVPEGLKDKIIFSLDMGSLIAGAKYRGEFEERLKAVLKEVQSSEGRILLFIDEIHTIVGAGKTDGAMDAGNLIKPLLARGELHCIGATTFDEYRQYIEKDKALERRFQPVIIDEPSVEDTIAILRGLKERFEIHHGIRIHDSAIVAAAKLSDRYIQDRYMPDKAIDLIDEAGAMIRTEIDSLPTELDVIRRNIFKLEIEKEALSKEKDEGSIKRLQDLEKELAELKEKNDEMTAKYTKEKEHITAIKTLKSQLDEARGEIELAQRNFDYNKVAEIQYSKIPALEEEIKQKELEAKENYEGALLKEEVTEEEVSQVLSKWTGIPVNNLLEGEREKLLRLENEMSKRVIGQGEAIESVTNAILRARAGLKDINRPIGSFIFLGPTGVGKTELAKTLARNLFDSEDNIIRIDMSEYMEKHSVSRLVGAPPGYVGYDEGGQLTEAVRRNPYSVILFDEIEKAHEDVFNIFLQILDDGRLTDNKGKTVDFKNTIIIMTSNIGSEYLLENKNEDHVEEDIKSKVMSVLKSRFKPEFLNRVDDIIMFKPLSEEGIKKIIDIFLGEVSRRLSDKNIEIEITDKAKTIMAREGYDVVYGARPLKRYIQNTLENRLARMIIKGELNYGSKVRIDGNNEEILINAI, from the coding sequence ATGAACGTTGATAAAATGACATTAAGGGTACAACAAGCACTAAATGATGCAAATGTTACAGCTGTTAAATTTAATCATCAACAAATCGATTTAATCCATCTTTTTTCTGCTCTTGTAGAACAAGATGATGGATTAGTGCCTAATATTTTCACTAAAATGGGAATACCAATAAAGAGTTTAAAGGGTTCAGTAAATAAAATACTTGATTCAATGCCAAAAGTTTTGGGTGAAGGAGCTCAAAATGTATATATAACAAGGAGAATTGAAGAAGTTTTAATTAAAGCTGAAGAGATTTCAAAAAAATTTGAAGATTCATATATAAGTGTTGAGCATTTGATGTTGGCTATTATTGAAGTTGATAATAATGGAGAAGTCTCTAAGATATTAAAACAATACAATATTACTAAAGACGGGTTCTTAAAAGTCCTTTCTGAAGTAAGGGGAAGCCAAAAAGTTGATAGTCAAGATCCTGAGGGAACATATGATGCTCTTGCTAAATATGGTACTAATTTAGTTGATCTTGCTAAAAAGCATAAACTTGACCCTGTTATTGGCAGGGATGAGGAAATACGAAGAACAATAAGAATTCTTTCAAGAAGAACAAAAAATAATCCAGTTCTTATTGGAGAACCTGGTGTTGGTAAAACAGCTATTATTGAAGGTTTGGCAGAAAGAATTGTTAGAGGAGATGTTCCAGAAGGTTTAAAAGATAAAATCATATTTTCATTAGACATGGGATCATTAATTGCCGGTGCTAAATATAGAGGTGAATTTGAAGAAAGACTAAAAGCTGTATTAAAAGAAGTTCAAAGCAGTGAAGGAAGAATTTTATTATTCATTGATGAAATTCATACTATAGTTGGAGCAGGTAAAACTGATGGAGCTATGGATGCAGGAAACTTAATTAAACCACTTCTTGCAAGGGGCGAACTTCATTGTATAGGTGCTACAACTTTCGATGAATATAGACAATATATTGAAAAAGACAAAGCATTAGAAAGAAGGTTCCAACCAGTAATTATTGATGAACCAAGTGTTGAAGACACAATAGCAATTTTAAGAGGATTAAAGGAAAGGTTTGAAATTCATCATGGAATTAGAATTCATGATTCAGCAATAGTAGCTGCTGCAAAACTTTCTGATAGATATATTCAAGATAGATATATGCCAGATAAAGCAATTGATTTAATTGATGAAGCTGGTGCTATGATAAGAACAGAAATTGATTCTCTTCCAACCGAATTAGATGTTATAAGAAGAAATATATTTAAATTGGAAATTGAAAAAGAAGCTTTATCAAAGGAAAAAGATGAAGGATCAATAAAAAGATTGCAGGATTTAGAAAAAGAACTTGCTGAATTAAAAGAAAAAAATGATGAAATGACTGCAAAATATACTAAGGAAAAAGAACATATAACAGCTATAAAAACTTTAAAGAGCCAGTTAGATGAGGCAAGAGGAGAAATAGAATTAGCTCAAAGAAACTTTGATTACAATAAGGTAGCAGAGATTCAATATAGTAAAATTCCAGCTTTAGAGGAAGAAATTAAACAAAAGGAACTTGAAGCAAAAGAAAATTATGAGGGAGCCTTATTAAAGGAAGAGGTTACTGAAGAAGAGGTATCGCAAGTTCTTTCAAAATGGACTGGAATTCCAGTGAACAATTTACTTGAGGGAGAAAGAGAAAAACTTTTAAGATTAGAAAATGAAATGAGTAAGAGAGTAATAGGTCAAGGTGAAGCTATTGAATCTGTAACTAATGCTATTTTAAGAGCAAGAGCAGGACTTAAAGATATAAATAGACCAATAGGTTCATTTATATTCTTAGGACCTACAGGAGTTGGTAAAACAGAATTAGCTAAGACTTTAGCTAGAAATCTATTTGATTCTGAAGATAACATCATTCGTATAGATATGTCAGAATATATGGAGAAACATTCAGTATCTAGATTAGTTGGAGCACCTCCAGGATATGTAGGATATGATGAAGGTGGTCAGTTAACAGAAGCTGTTAGAAGAAATCCATATAGTGTTATTCTTTTTGATGAGATTGAAAAGGCACATGAAGATGTATTTAATATATTCCTTCAAATTTTAGATGATGGTAGATTAACTGATAATAAAGGAAAGACAGTAGATTTTAAAAACACAATTATAATAATGACTTCAAACATTGGTAGTGAATATTTATTAGAAAATAAAAATGAAGATCATGTTGAAGAAGATATAAAATCAAAAGTAATGAGTGTTTTGAAATCAAGATTTAAACCTGAGTTCTTAAATAGGGTTGATGATATAATAATGTTTAAACCATTATCAGAAGAAGGCATCAAGAAGATTATAGATATATTCTTAGGAGAAGTATCAAGAAGATTGAGTGATAAGAATATTGAAATAGAGATTACTGATAAAGCTAAAACAATAATGGCAAGAGAAGGTTATGATGTAGTTTATGGAGCAAGACCATTAAAGAGATATATTCAAAATACCTTAGAGAATAGACTTGCAAGAATGATAATAAAAGGTGAATTGAATTATGGATCAAAGGTTAGAATTGATGGTAACAATGAAGAAATATTAATAAATGCAATTTAG
- a CDS encoding helix-turn-helix domain-containing protein, translating to MEILSTGEKIKRARIFKGITLKELCEDKISIAKMSCIENGKAKADKELLQYIAEKIEMDLDYLIEDVYEQILNNLKTIKKNISSDADSEDKLKDNLGYALKYKYYDLAFELIHILFSYYVEENKVENIQLIVSQYYDLYQRNNTEENTAIYFKDMARYLSQNEEYIEAISYYGKLREMLLQRKEGFDKGEYCLIGYNEAICYQNLNKFQDAYDILTEVIEYVDNLRTDESKGKIYHIYATACIKLQKRCIDEYKKKAFEYQKYNPISLALSRGDYGKYYFEVGEKEKAIEEIEKGIEIFPDDNKEKNVEFLNDCTKILVDNFQYEIAYRITEQALNMAITTDNIKLIEKSYYLKGIILQKMDKHIEAEKYMNLSLDSLLKFGSREERKIRYIDMAKLYHELGAVTDSLKYFNLALTVDKRI from the coding sequence GTGGAAATACTATCTACTGGAGAAAAAATAAAAAGGGCTAGAATATTTAAAGGAATCACATTAAAAGAATTATGTGAAGATAAAATATCAATCGCTAAAATGAGTTGTATAGAAAATGGAAAAGCTAAAGCGGACAAGGAGTTACTTCAATATATAGCAGAAAAAATAGAAATGGATTTAGATTATTTAATTGAAGATGTTTATGAACAGATATTGAATAATTTAAAAACGATAAAAAAGAATATTTCAAGTGATGCAGATTCGGAAGATAAATTAAAAGATAATTTGGGATATGCACTTAAGTATAAGTACTATGATTTAGCATTTGAATTAATACATATATTATTTTCTTATTATGTAGAAGAAAATAAAGTGGAAAATATTCAGTTAATAGTATCACAATATTATGATTTATATCAAAGAAATAATACAGAAGAAAATACAGCTATATATTTTAAAGATATGGCCAGATATCTTTCGCAAAATGAAGAATACATTGAGGCAATATCTTATTATGGTAAGTTGCGTGAAATGCTTCTTCAACGAAAAGAAGGATTTGATAAAGGCGAATATTGTTTAATAGGTTATAATGAAGCTATTTGTTATCAGAATTTAAATAAATTTCAAGACGCATATGATATATTAACAGAAGTTATAGAATATGTAGATAATTTAAGAACAGATGAGAGCAAAGGTAAGATATATCATATTTATGCTACAGCATGTATTAAATTACAGAAAAGATGTATAGATGAGTATAAGAAAAAGGCATTTGAATATCAAAAGTATAATCCAATTTCATTAGCATTATCTAGAGGGGATTATGGAAAGTACTATTTTGAAGTGGGAGAAAAGGAAAAAGCCATAGAAGAAATAGAAAAAGGTATAGAAATATTTCCAGATGATAATAAAGAAAAGAATGTTGAATTTTTAAATGATTGTACTAAAATATTAGTTGATAATTTTCAATATGAAATTGCATATAGAATCACAGAACAAGCATTGAATATGGCAATTACAACAGATAATATAAAGCTTATTGAAAAATCTTACTATTTAAAAGGTATTATTCTTCAAAAAATGGACAAACATATAGAAGCAGAAAAGTACATGAACCTATCTTTAGATTCATTGCTTAAGTTTGGATCAAGAGAAGAAAGAAAAATTAGATACATAGATATGGCAAAGCTATATCATGAGTTAGGTGCTGTTACAGATTCACTGAAATATTTTAATTTAGCATTAACAGTAGATAAGAGGATTTAA
- a CDS encoding helix-turn-helix transcriptional regulator, whose protein sequence is MEILSLGEKIKRRRKQLNMTLKDLAKDRITPGQISLVESGRSNPSVDLLEYLAASLNTTVEYLMESEESQAEKISIYYEQVGESCILQGDCEKGQRYIDNALYYSEKYNLEYRKAKIFYITAEAYMYKRDFPMAQKFFLSSNVIFVRNNNYEEIIKTFLNLANIALELRAYHSSSSYLKQAEKVYLDNEIVDDFLLGEIHYNMARTYYNVEELQLALEYSYLAKRRFEQIYNDDDYAKNLFSLAEDFNKKGDLTNAIKYSKKTLEVYKKIKYNKSIVNIEHNLGKLFYELDNIDESFKHYEISRNVSIQNHVGQINDILIDICQNYLKLKNIEQCEKILNDIEHNLEENDIDRKIKCQLVKYTMFNINDKKDEAENVLIDTYIFAKDNGKLAKAGELAMKVGKSFMDKKDEKEASYYLNEGIKLFNEAESKLKVNG, encoded by the coding sequence ATGGAAATTCTATCATTGGGGGAAAAAATAAAAAGAAGAAGAAAACAATTAAATATGACTTTAAAAGATTTAGCTAAAGACAGAATAACTCCAGGACAAATAAGTTTGGTTGAGTCTGGGCGTTCAAATCCATCAGTTGATTTATTAGAATATCTGGCTGCAAGTTTAAATACAACTGTTGAATATTTAATGGAATCAGAAGAGAGCCAAGCTGAAAAGATTAGTATTTATTATGAACAAGTAGGAGAATCATGTATATTGCAAGGCGATTGTGAAAAAGGACAACGATATATTGATAATGCTTTGTACTATTCAGAAAAATATAATTTAGAATATAGGAAAGCAAAAATATTTTACATAACAGCTGAAGCATATATGTATAAAAGGGATTTTCCTATGGCTCAAAAGTTCTTTCTATCTTCAAATGTAATTTTTGTTAGGAACAATAATTACGAAGAAATAATAAAAACTTTCCTAAACTTAGCCAATATAGCGTTAGAGCTTAGAGCATACCATTCTTCTAGCAGCTATTTGAAACAAGCTGAAAAAGTGTATTTAGATAATGAAATCGTAGATGACTTTTTACTTGGAGAAATACATTATAATATGGCTAGAACATATTATAATGTAGAAGAATTGCAATTGGCTTTAGAATATTCATATTTGGCAAAACGGAGATTTGAACAAATATATAATGATGATGATTATGCTAAAAACTTATTTTCTTTGGCAGAAGATTTCAATAAAAAAGGTGATTTAACAAATGCTATAAAATACTCAAAGAAGACATTGGAAGTTTATAAAAAAATAAAATATAACAAGAGTATAGTTAATATAGAGCATAATTTAGGAAAGTTATTTTATGAATTAGATAATATAGATGAATCATTTAAGCATTATGAGATATCTAGAAATGTAAGTATTCAAAATCATGTTGGGCAGATAAATGATATATTAATAGATATCTGTCAAAATTATTTAAAATTAAAAAATATTGAGCAATGTGAAAAAATATTAAATGATATTGAACATAACCTTGAAGAAAATGATATTGATAGAAAAATTAAGTGTCAGCTTGTTAAATATACAATGTTTAATATTAATGATAAAAAAGATGAAGCAGAAAATGTATTAATAGATACATATATATTTGCAAAAGATAATGGGAAATTAGCTAAGGCAGGGGAATTAGCCATGAAAGTAGGTAAAAGTTTCATGGATAAAAAAGATGAAAAAGAGGCCTCATATTATTTAAATGAGGGCATAAAGTTATTTAATGAAGCAGAATCAAAACTAAAAGTAAATGGGTGA
- a CDS encoding ribonuclease H family protein yields MAKKVYAIQSGFDFKNNKKIENIIVNTWAECLLYVKGVKGAKYKSFESMNDANAYLNEGNRMLKKSDENYPKDCLHAYVDGSYNSSDERYSYGVVCVKNNVVEYIESNDDKDTSEKNIRQIAGELKGAIRAVEYGLKHGEKKIVLFHDYEGIAHHATGAWDRKETSSMNYYNKMQQLMNSGIEVVFVKVDSHTGDLFNELVDEKCKECLGISSDKIVEKWLSSNIIEVLDNEVKNQILSLAPNSSNNIIISGQERILPESVEETKNENIILEKGKGNELDFEEIEDLYKYNQKEGRKRISKLLSKEKEKFILYLLDKK; encoded by the coding sequence ATGGCGAAAAAAGTTTATGCAATTCAATCAGGATTTGATTTTAAGAATAATAAAAAAATAGAAAATATAATAGTTAATACATGGGCAGAATGCTTATTATATGTTAAGGGAGTAAAGGGAGCTAAATATAAAAGCTTTGAAAGTATGAATGATGCCAATGCATATCTAAATGAAGGAAATAGAATGCTTAAGAAGAGTGATGAAAATTATCCAAAGGACTGTCTTCATGCTTATGTTGATGGTAGTTATAATTCTTCAGATGAAAGATATTCATATGGAGTAGTATGTGTTAAAAATAATGTGGTGGAATATATAGAAAGTAATGATGACAAGGACACTTCAGAAAAAAACATAAGACAAATAGCAGGTGAACTTAAAGGCGCTATAAGAGCAGTTGAATATGGATTAAAACATGGAGAAAAGAAAATTGTTCTGTTTCATGATTATGAAGGTATAGCACATCATGCAACTGGAGCATGGGATAGAAAAGAAACATCATCAATGAATTATTATAATAAAATGCAGCAGCTTATGAATTCAGGAATTGAAGTTGTTTTTGTTAAGGTGGATAGCCATACTGGAGATTTGTTTAATGAGCTAGTTGATGAAAAATGTAAGGAATGCTTAGGTATATCTTCTGATAAGATTGTTGAAAAGTGGTTAAGTTCTAATATTATAGAAGTTTTAGATAATGAAGTGAAAAATCAAATATTAAGCCTTGCACCCAATTCATCAAATAATATAATAATCAGTGGACAAGAAAGAATATTACCTGAGAGTGTTGAAGAAACTAAAAATGAAAATATTATATTGGAAAAAGGTAAAGGTAATGAATTAGATTTTGAAGAAATTGAAGACTTATATAAATATAATCAAAAAGAAGGAAGAAAAAGAATATCAAAATTATTGAGTAAGGAAAAAGAAAAATTTATTTTATATTTATTGGATAAAAAATAA
- a CDS encoding YkvA family protein — protein MNISEVKVKLLGSDILSIINEFVKIDGLTLKSIKINNSLIVEGNFKSGISIDFLVKAELIDCINNKIHLRISKVKILNLGMLRMFRSFVLKKLAKAINEYYIESNKDNVIIDVKKILQNVPFVDININDMFMKRDELWVEVGDVNISIAGELIKTVETDTIEEQEKSENDILNLESIAKIEDNYSKGRKILEDKLPTNVKKYKDYIFVLPDIVSLIYRLLKDKRVSIKTKLIMSASIAYITVPTNLIPNRIPFIGVIDDVGVIFFTLNKILNDVPISIIVENWTGKNDIFVVIKNGIEYLSNFTKAQNVQRLYEVIEELSTL, from the coding sequence ATGAACATATCAGAAGTGAAAGTTAAGTTGCTTGGAAGTGATATATTAAGCATTATCAATGAATTTGTTAAAATTGATGGATTGACATTAAAAAGTATAAAGATAAATAATTCATTGATTGTAGAAGGAAATTTTAAAAGTGGAATTAGTATAGATTTCCTTGTTAAGGCAGAATTAATAGATTGTATTAATAACAAAATTCATCTTAGAATATCTAAAGTTAAAATATTAAATCTTGGTATGTTAAGAATGTTTAGAAGTTTTGTATTGAAGAAATTAGCTAAAGCGATTAATGAGTATTATATTGAAAGTAATAAAGATAATGTAATTATCGATGTGAAAAAGATACTTCAAAATGTTCCTTTTGTCGATATAAATATTAATGATATGTTCATGAAGAGAGATGAATTGTGGGTAGAAGTTGGAGATGTTAATATTTCTATTGCTGGAGAACTAATAAAAACAGTTGAAACGGATACAATAGAAGAACAAGAGAAAAGTGAAAATGATATATTGAATCTCGAATCAATAGCTAAAATAGAAGATAATTATTCCAAGGGAAGAAAGATTTTAGAAGATAAATTACCTACTAACGTAAAAAAATATAAAGATTATATATTTGTATTACCAGATATAGTTTCTTTAATATATAGATTGCTTAAGGATAAGAGAGTTTCAATAAAAACTAAGTTGATAATGTCAGCATCTATAGCTTATATAACAGTACCAACAAATCTAATACCAAACAGAATACCATTTATAGGTGTTATTGATGATGTTGGAGTTATATTTTTTACATTAAATAAGATACTTAATGATGTACCAATTTCTATAATAGTTGAAAATTGGACAGGGAAAAATGATATTTTTGTAGTAATAAAAAATGGAATTGAATATTTAAGTAACTTTACTAAAGCTCAAAATGTACAAAGGCTGTATGAGGTAATAGAAGAATTATCAACGTTATAG
- a CDS encoding 4Fe-4S dicluster domain-containing protein: protein MQLKFNQENEYCTGCKACQQACKDEHSLQVGINLRRVISEEVIDHNQNIKVNYRSTSCNHCNKPMCIEICPVNAIIKRVKDGVVIINEEKCIGCGACANACPYKSIQMQQQTRKAIKCDMCIVLLNEGKNPICIDACPLHLLSIKSVD, encoded by the coding sequence GTGCAGTTAAAATTTAATCAAGAAAATGAGTATTGTACTGGCTGCAAAGCATGTCAACAAGCATGTAAGGATGAACATTCGTTGCAAGTAGGAATTAATTTAAGACGAGTAATCAGTGAAGAGGTCATAGATCATAATCAAAATATAAAAGTAAATTATAGAAGTACTAGTTGTAATCATTGCAATAAACCGATGTGCATAGAAATATGCCCAGTTAATGCAATAATAAAAAGAGTTAAAGATGGAGTAGTTATAATAAATGAGGAAAAATGTATTGGTTGTGGTGCATGTGCAAATGCATGTCCGTATAAATCTATACAAATGCAACAACAAACTCGAAAAGCTATAAAATGTGATATGTGTATAGTATTACTTAATGAAGGTAAAAATCCAATATGCATAGATGCATGCCCATTGCATCTATTAAGCATAAAAAGTGTAGATTAA
- a CDS encoding DMSO/selenate family reductase complex A subunit encodes MNKQELESQIQLKIWTYNFFAVSLLKVPSKEIIDNFLDYKKIQQFEKVELKEVELLIKQLKKLKSYKNEEWIKIHEEYSSLFEGTRGFNLPLWESVYKGSENILLDENTLKVQQYYKKWGIGVIRDIKQPCDHIGLEFSFMAWLNKSMIKSLIRDDIDEFKKYVDGQLEFLNNHILTFLSSFCEILRKKSTHQFYKEISYLVLDYVNQEIDSLLKLKEIKIFNNNDVNIQLHEDDEKQIGLYKLSEDEIKQEEKTEVISTSGRNNCGGRCIIKAHVKGGNIIKLTTDTEEESDVGPQIRACVRGRGYRKTFLSPDRLKYPMKRVGQRGEGIFKRISWEEAVDIIASEIQRIKKEYGPESRYVNYSTGVSAVLRGDRLSRRLLALDGGYLGYYNDYSSACIKYTTPYTYGTIYAGNSTKDLLNSKLIILWGHNPAETIFDPLMGYYLKKAKEAGAKIIVVDPRYSDTAAGFADQWIGLKPTTDSALMDAMAYVILSENLQNQEFMDKYCLGFDKYHMPQGVDKGENYYSYVFGERDGIPKTPEWAEKITGVDQKTIYKFACEYATTKPAAIVQGYGPQRNSNGEQTIRSSTMLACLTGNVGIKGGSAAGATYIKQHEEPELDVLDNPYKAKIPTFLWTDAILRGTEMTSKNDGVQGVEKLKSNIKMIINLAGNTLINQHSDINRTIEILKDTSKCEFIVCSDLFMTPSAKFADILLPGTSVFEGVNITTPWSQGDYIMYNNQAIEPLFDGRFEYDWLKEVAEKIGLKEKFTEGHETVQEWAKAIYEETRKNEPELPQFDEFTKRGVYKYKPRDSYIAFKEQIEDFYNNPFPTPSGKIEIFSKRLYDLNNPKEIPAIPKYIGAFEGINDPKRETFPLQMIGWHTKTRCHSIHDNNDWMEEIEPHKMWINPSDAKERNIKEDDLVEVWNDRGIIQIKAHITRRIVKGVIAVAQGAWYRANNEGIDIRGNINTLTISKPTPLAKGNPQHSNLVEVRRI; translated from the coding sequence ATGAATAAACAAGAATTGGAAAGTCAAATTCAATTAAAGATATGGACATATAATTTCTTTGCAGTAAGTTTATTGAAAGTGCCATCAAAAGAAATTATAGATAATTTTTTAGATTATAAAAAAATTCAACAATTTGAAAAAGTTGAATTAAAAGAAGTAGAATTGCTTATTAAACAATTAAAGAAATTAAAGTCATACAAAAATGAAGAATGGATAAAGATACACGAGGAATATTCTTCTTTGTTTGAAGGAACACGAGGTTTTAATCTTCCATTATGGGAATCAGTATATAAGGGTAGTGAAAATATTTTATTAGATGAAAATACTTTAAAGGTTCAACAGTATTATAAAAAATGGGGAATTGGGGTAATCAGAGATATAAAGCAACCTTGTGATCATATTGGACTGGAGTTTAGCTTCATGGCTTGGCTTAATAAATCTATGATAAAAAGTTTAATAAGAGATGATATAGATGAGTTTAAAAAATATGTAGATGGACAATTGGAGTTTTTAAATAATCATATTTTAACATTCTTATCTTCATTTTGTGAAATATTACGAAAAAAATCAACACATCAATTTTATAAAGAAATATCTTATTTAGTTTTAGATTATGTCAATCAAGAAATAGATTCTCTGTTAAAATTGAAAGAAATAAAAATATTTAATAACAATGATGTTAATATACAATTACATGAAGATGATGAAAAACAGATAGGTTTGTATAAGCTTAGCGAGGATGAAATAAAGCAAGAAGAAAAGACGGAAGTTATATCAACTTCAGGGCGTAATAATTGTGGTGGACGTTGCATAATAAAAGCACATGTAAAAGGTGGAAATATAATTAAATTAACAACAGATACAGAAGAAGAAAGTGATGTAGGGCCGCAAATTCGAGCATGTGTCAGAGGTAGAGGGTATAGAAAAACATTTTTGAGTCCAGATCGTTTGAAATATCCAATGAAGAGGGTTGGACAAAGAGGTGAAGGCATATTTAAAAGAATTTCATGGGAAGAAGCAGTAGATATAATAGCATCAGAAATTCAGAGAATAAAAAAAGAATATGGACCTGAATCAAGGTATGTTAATTATTCAACAGGAGTTAGTGCAGTTCTAAGAGGAGATAGATTATCAAGAAGATTATTAGCTTTAGATGGAGGATATTTAGGATATTATAATGATTATAGCAGTGCATGTATTAAATATACAACACCATATACATATGGCACAATTTACGCGGGTAATAGTACAAAGGATTTGTTAAATTCTAAATTGATTATACTTTGGGGACACAATCCAGCAGAAACAATTTTTGATCCATTAATGGGATACTATTTAAAAAAAGCAAAAGAAGCAGGTGCAAAAATTATAGTTGTAGATCCTAGATATAGTGATACGGCAGCTGGATTTGCAGATCAATGGATAGGTCTTAAACCTACAACAGACAGTGCTCTTATGGATGCTATGGCATATGTGATTTTATCAGAAAACTTACAAAATCAAGAGTTCATGGATAAATACTGTTTAGGATTTGATAAGTATCATATGCCACAAGGAGTTGATAAGGGAGAAAACTATTATTCATATGTATTTGGTGAAAGAGATGGAATTCCGAAAACTCCTGAATGGGCTGAGAAAATTACAGGCGTTGATCAAAAAACTATTTATAAGTTTGCTTGTGAATATGCTACAACTAAACCAGCAGCTATTGTGCAAGGCTATGGTCCGCAAAGAAACTCTAATGGAGAACAGACTATAAGAAGTTCTACTATGTTAGCATGTTTAACAGGTAATGTAGGTATTAAAGGGGGGAGTGCAGCTGGAGCTACTTATATAAAGCAGCATGAAGAACCAGAACTAGATGTTCTTGATAATCCATATAAAGCTAAAATTCCTACTTTCCTATGGACAGATGCTATTTTAAGAGGAACAGAAATGACTTCAAAAAATGATGGTGTTCAAGGTGTAGAGAAATTAAAAAGTAATATAAAAATGATAATAAATTTGGCAGGAAATACATTGATTAATCAACATTCAGATATTAATAGAACTATAGAAATTTTAAAGGATACATCTAAGTGTGAATTTATTGTATGTTCAGATTTATTTATGACACCAAGTGCTAAGTTTGCAGATATATTACTTCCTGGAACATCTGTATTCGAAGGCGTAAATATTACAACTCCATGGTCTCAAGGAGATTATATAATGTATAACAATCAAGCAATAGAACCGCTTTTTGATGGTAGATTTGAATATGATTGGTTAAAAGAAGTGGCAGAAAAAATAGGACTTAAAGAAAAATTTACAGAAGGACATGAAACAGTACAAGAGTGGGCAAAAGCTATTTATGAAGAAACTAGAAAGAATGAACCAGAACTGCCACAGTTTGACGAATTTACTAAAAGAGGAGTTTATAAATATAAGCCAAGAGATAGTTATATTGCGTTTAAGGAGCAAATTGAAGATTTTTATAATAATCCATTTCCAACACCATCAGGAAAGATAGAGATATTTTCTAAGAGATTATATGATTTGAATAATCCAAAAGAAATACCGGCAATACCTAAATATATAGGTGCATTTGAGGGAATAAATGATCCCAAGAGAGAAACATTTCCACTCCAGATGATAGGCTGGCATACAAAGACAAGATGCCATTCTATTCATGATAATAATGATTGGATGGAAGAAATAGAGCCACATAAAATGTGGATTAATCCAAGCGATGCAAAGGAGAGGAATATCAAAGAAGATGATTTGGTTGAGGTTTGGAATGACAGAGGAATAATTCAAATTAAAGCACATATAACAAGGCGTATTGTAAAAGGAGTAATTGCGGTAGCACAAGGTGCTTGGTATAGAGCTAATAATGAAGGCATTGATATTAGAGGAAATATTAATACTCTTACTATTTCAAAACCAACACCTCTTGCAAAAGGAAACCCGCAACATAGTAATTTAGTAGAGGTAAGGCGCATTTAA